The following coding sequences lie in one Spinacia oleracea cultivar Varoflay chromosome 1, BTI_SOV_V1, whole genome shotgun sequence genomic window:
- the LOC110794305 gene encoding uncharacterized protein, with protein MADVTVEKTEEELRKELEALQRQHREISERIKDPRGLRRGGFTGNAPRNFGPNPSLKRGFVPVDRSNLKDEPPAKRRLSSAVVKVDDDGEASKGETPVSEGQSEGPAAGVSAPLSRNDQRSSVLQANPVFSMKTGGIQAENGIDHQVKEVPRVLPKDEDPRLVNRNRRMLGRLLGTLEKFKKEDMQLSGTDAYMRRSNSLQRAEEKAREESDKLRQQERERIAENRKRDLVLRARVAAKSEEKKLELLFLQWSEHHKKLTNFLRTKTEPQIYYMFAKPPTEEDAELSGQKKEQAFLEWKTARRVELSAYQKEINEQYIANVEKDLDRWLTARKSRNPNNDANLQETMDKELETHRLEHGPKARKIPGANNEDEEEEVEDINVGEDDMLDDVLGLDDNERADEPTKHEEDDGSISITSNAVVE; from the exons ATGGCGGACGTCACCGTGGAGAAAACCGAAGAGGAGCTCCGCAAAGAGCTCGAAGCTCTGCAACGCCAACATCGCGag ATTTCAGAGCGTATTAAGGATCCAAGAGGACTTCGTCGGGGAGGATTTACAGGCAACGCTCCCAGGAATTTCGGCCCTAATCCTTCACTTAAACGTGGTTTTGTTCCT GTTGATAGGTCGAATTTGAAGGACGAGCCTCCTGCAAAGCGTCGATTGAGTTCCGCAGTTGTCAAG GTGGATGATGATGGGGAGGCGTCTAAAGGAGAAACCCCAGTCAGTGAAGGGCAAAGTGAGGGTCCTGCTGCTGGTGTTTCTGCTCCGTTGAGCAGGAATGATCAGAGGTCTTCAGTTTTACAGGCGAATCCTGTATTTTCTATGAAAACTGGTGGTATACAAGCAGAAAAT GGAATTGATCATCAAGTGAAGGAGGTTCCACGAGTTTTGCCTAAGGACGAGGATCCAAGATTGGTTAATAGGAATAGGAGGATGTTGGGTCGACTTTTGGGGACGCTGGAG AAATTTAAGAAGGAAGACATGCAACTATCAGGGACAGATGCATATATGCGAAGATCAAACTCCCTGCAAAGG GCTGAGGAAAAAGCACGTGAAGAAAGTGATAAGCTGCGACAACAAGAGCGCGAGCGAATTGCTGAAAACAGGAAGCGCGATTTG GTACTTAGAGCTCGTGTAGCTGCCAAGTCTGAAGAGAAGAAGCTGGAACTGCTGTTTCTTCAATGGAGCGAGCACCATAAGAAGCTTACGAATTTTTTAAG GACAAAAACCGAGCCACAAATTTATTACATGTTTGCTAAGCCACCAACGGAAGAGGATGCCGAACTAAGTGGACAAAAGAAAGAGCAG GCATTTTTGGAATGGAAGACTGCCAGGAGGGTGGAGCTTTCTGCCTATCAGAAAGAAATCAATGAACAGTATATTGCTAATGTGGAAAAAGATCTGGATAGGTGGTTGACtgcaagaaaatcaagaaatccaAACAATGATGCAAACTTGCAGGAAACCATGGACAAAGAGTTGGAAACACATAGGCTAGAACATGGGCCTAAGGCACGAAAAATCCCTGGTGCCAAcaatgaagatgaagaagaggaggtTGAAGATATAAATGTTGGTGAGGACGATATGCTGGATGATGTACTTGGCCTTGATGATAACGAGAGAGCTGATGAACCGACCAAGCATGAAGAAGATGATGGCAGTATTAGTATAACATCTAATGCTGTTGTGGAGTAA